TACAGAGAAATGATCAAACTATCAAACAAAAACGCATTTCCGTACTAAATGATCCAAAGGATCCCTGAGGTGAATAGATGGCATGTAGATACTACAGAATAGTGCTAAACAATTTAAGTACCACAGAACTgacaaaaaaagagaatataCAAAAGTAGAATGAATAATCATATTAACGAGGTAAAATGCTGTCCCCAACCAATGAAGAAAGATGCCCTGTGAGATCACTGTTAAAGAAGTCTATCACATCCAAAATTATAATCTAGTCAGATAATATGATCACAGCAGCAGTTGAACACATGTGAGCATATGGCCATTAACGTATACTAGCTATACTTTCATAGTGAGGTTGCAAGTAATGCATGGATACTCACCAGCAGCTAGGCCGGCCTAAGTATTGTTTGGCCCAGATAGACATTTAGCATGGACAATAGGTCCCAACTGCGACCTTTCTAGACCACCAATATTTCCATCTGGTGCATTCATATAAACTGCACCTTTGTACATCCACTCTTCAGTTTCATCACTGTAGAAATCTTCAAATGGCTCTTGACATAAAGCACATGTTGTTTGGTCCTCATCAGCAGGAACAGCCAATTCTTTCTCTTCCTTTGCGTCTGCAACTGGTTCGGCAGGCTCAAAAGAAGGAACACCATCGTTTCCTACTGTTTCTGCTGCTCTTAACCATTCACCCACAGTGACAAAATATTTACGTGAAGTTTGCTTACGATTCTTTGAATTTCTGTTTTTCGTAACATGCCAATCCATGTGAGCACGATGTTCTTCTTGGCATTTAAAACGAAGGCCACAAGTTTTGCATTGCCTCGGAAGATCCTGATACAGAGCATTAATGACAGACTCGTTCCGTACCTTGAGGTCAACATTGAAGTCAACACCCACAGAATCCTAAAAGAACAGATTACAGGTATAATGTAAGTCATAGAATCAACTGCATGCGTATCCATAGAACAATATCAGAGACTGGCAATGAGGTGCACATATGAGTACCTGAGGTTGGCTGGGTGGTTGCAATGAGATTATACCATGCTGCATAAGGTTACTTAACAATCCAGAGACAAGTGGAGGGCCCCCAACTTGCGATGATGATGGACCTATCTGCGATGGAGGAGGTGGTCCTGAAGGTAACGATGGCAAAGGAAATCCAGGCATAGACTGCAAGCCATAGGGTGGTACTGCAGGTGGTACAGGGAAAGAACTTGGCAGGAGTGCAGCTGCGCTACCTCCTTGTCCATGGAATATATTTTGTGGAGGTGCAACAGACATACTGGGGGCAAAGCTTCTAATTGTCTCTTGAAGGTGAGAATGAGGATGGGGATGAAATTGCGGCGGGTGATGAGGTTGACCTTGGTTTCCCAAAACTGTGCCCTGATTTTGTTGACTCAATGACAACAAATCTGGATGCTGATATGATGGTTGAGCTAAATCATCAGCATTCATTGTTCTCCGATCCAAGGCATGATGCTGTGGAACAAAAACAGACGAACTGGACCCTTGGCTAATAAATGGTCTAGAATCTAGACCATCTGATGCGCCTCTAGGATGTTTGGTATCAGGTGGAATTGGTTGTATAGTTAGTGACTGTGTATTAAGAGGCCATTCCATTGGAGCATGAGCAGGTGAGGACCTTTGCTTCTCCAACAATGGAATATCTACATTCAGCGCATCATATGTACCACCAGTGGCCAACCTCTTGACTGGCACTTCACTATCAGTAGGCAGTGGCATTCTATTCAGAATTGATGCAGGCTGGGGCGCTTGTACCCGCAACGGCTGACCAATAGTCTGCTGCCAAGGTGGAACTGGCATGGTAGTTCTCCCAGGATCAAGAGTATGTTCAGAACTCTGGTAATCTAAAAAGGCTCCATTCTGAACACCAAAATTGCCTGGATATCTCCTGTTATTAGTTCTGTCAACGGGCTGCAAAAAAGGCAACGCTAATTAAAAGGTAATTAAAGTAAATTCAGATCAGTACAGCATTCCGCTCTTATAAGTTGAACTGTGCATGAATTTTGTTCATTGCAAGGACAAAATGTTGAACTTGTAGAGGCAGTTAAGTATCATGGTAATAAAATGGTAAAGGAATATCTAGTGTATATTCAAAACTAAAATTTCTGAAGAATGAAGGAGATATCATGTGCCAGCCAGCATGGCATATGACCACAAAATATACAGTAGCAAACATTATCAAAATCTCTTGGTGAAAAATGGCATAAATTACTTTGCACCAAAGTTCTGAAAGGCTGAAATGCAAAGATATACATTACAGAAACAAAAATGTGTTAAATGCCTCCAATTAGTAGTATATGTAAGTAAACAGAGTAGCTTTGGGCAAGCATATAATGCTAAGGAAGATAATCACCATAAACAGTGAAGCCAAGGAAGACCCAACATGAATGCCGTGTTGTAATCTTTTAAGCTTTAATTAACTAAGTATATGCACAAAATCTATTGGAAGCCTTTTCTTATAAAAAACAGTTAATAGACTTGAAGAATAAAAAAACACCTCCTGAAAGCAAGAGATGGCATATTGATTGAAATTATTTCACTAAATATTATTAGTGCTAAGATACACAAAGTTCATTTCAACGTGAGTAACAATAATCATAACTAATAGAGTTCAGACAAGCATACCCCGTTAGTAGGAATTCTATCTTCAAGATTTAGTGGTGGCCCATCAATTGCTGGTCGAGGAGCCTGGCCTGGCCAACTGTGCCTCACAATATCAGATTCCAGTAGTCCACTGTTTGGCCCAAGAAATCCAGCTCTCAGGGTTCCAAGGGGAGGTAAAGAGGGCACGCTGGTTCTGTTTCGATCAGTTAAAGTAGGACTCATATCCTCCCAAGTATACTCTTCTTCCTCCGAAGTTAGCCATTTTTGTGCACTAGGTCTGCCTGCCATGCCATTTGAATCTAGACGTTGCATCTTGGGAAGCCTTTCATCGACATCTTTTCCTTGAGAATTTCCATAAGCATCAATAAGTTCCCTTGCACTTTGCTTTCTATATTCTTCATCAAGTATGCTCATCGAAGGCCGTTGTGCACCATCCTCAAAAGCCCACTTCCGTTCAAACCAACCATTTCGATCAGGCAATCTTCTGGGGTCAGGTCCTAGAACAGAATGCGATAGTGGTGGCCTCTCCAGAGCTCTCTTGGGGGATGCATTTCTAGGGAGCACATCAAGAGGTGGTGATCTTGACATGGTTCTTCTTGAATTGGCTAATGGTCCTTCTGTATTGAGTATGGAAGGATGTTTGCTTAAAAGATGTGGCGAACTTGGCCTTATCAACCCAGTATGTGAACGAAATGCCTCTTGTTGATCAAGATCGTCAGCATACAGCATAGTAGATTTCTGTCCATATGATTTCAAGACAGATTATAAACAAAATTTACATGTTACATTTTAGATAAACAAAACAACAAAGTAGCAACAGCATATCAAAACTTGaattgaaataaaaattacTGAGCAGGGAAAACTTCATAGGAAAAAATCCCATTTAATAATCTACACTCCTTATAAAAGGGAGTAGACAGGTGGTGGTTCTGCCACAACCCCCAATACAACTCCCAATTTTTTTTACGGAAAAGATGACATGTGGCACTAGAGGGCCCACAAGTCAACTACTCCCACCAACTCTCATACTTTTTGTGGGAAGGAAAACAGATTAATGTGGGACTAAAAAGGTCTACATGtgattgaaaatatatatacaaaaattaaGAGACGTTAATGAAATGTTTATGgtaattttctttaattaaaattCTGTTGCAATGCACAGGCAATATGCTAGTGTCCAGAAATCAACCATAAACTTCATAACTGCACACAATTCAACCCTGAACTTTCAAAACCACACATTTTTCATTCTTCGCACAAATTTGAAGTggttttgacaatttgacttTTGATAGACATGGAGTAAGATTACATGGCAAAGTGGAAaggctgaaaaaaaatcaaatttcaaaaattttaaaataaaaatcttaGAAATACTTAAAAATTGCCACTGCTCTATACAGTATTTTGCAACAACAAAAAGTTCATAGGAGTTGAATAAACTATAATCCCCACAGAAAATAGTTTTAAATCTAGATAAAACCATTTTTGTGCATCAAATAAACTTGATTTTGCTATGCTCATAAAGTCATAATTTATTTATGTTTCAATACACCAATATGCAACTGAGAATCTTTACAGATTATTTTTTGTGAAGtggtttaaaaattataaaaattcaaaTGCAATTTCATCCTTGGGTTACGTATTTGAATTTTACAAAATAGTAATTGAAGTATAAAAACATTTGTTCATTAGACCATCTAGAACCTATTTGTTCAGAGTGGAATATAGTTTAATTATCTCCTAAAATATGGTTTTGTTCATATTTAAGCACTATTTTCTGCATGGAAAACTGCAAATTGTACTATATTTTGctcatatagaaatatatctATGTTATAAATACTCCATAGAAGTTATAATTTTGAAGAATTTTGAAGTCAtttacaaatttttaaaattagaaaatatttaAAGTCTTATGCCACATCGCCATGTCACCCAAAACTAGGCTAAATTTGGGTAATGTTAAGACTTGAGAAGGGCAGAGTTCTGAAAGTGAAGTTTGGGGTTGTAAAAAGCATTTTCTCTTATTTAATATTGAGATGGATGGATTTTGTTACACCTGGAGACAACGAAGGCGCTTTACATTGTCCCAAACAATGCAAATGTCATCACAAGAGTTATAGGAACTCACTGAAGACTACAAACAGAGCCAGGGTTTACAAATGTGTTAAATCACATGGTTGTTGCTATCTCAAATAACCATTCCCAAAACAGAACAAAAGGGAGGTTCTCCTTTGTCAAGCTACAAAGAGAGCACCTTCAAAGCCCCTATTGATGAGTCAGTAATCAGTACATATATGAGAAAGAAAACAACAGAACTGCTTCTATGTTGTAAAAAAGCACAAATGCATTAAGGATCTGATTTGCAACTAGTAGATACTGTCTTCAGTGTTAGGATTTATGCAGTTTAATTTTCTGGTGATCACAGGAGAACCAGAATGAGTTGCGCAAAAAACAGAACTCAATACTGTGTACTTATAAAAAGATAGGACTCAACAGTAGCATCTATCTGTATAGTATtggcttatactccctccgccccaaaaAAAGCTAACTTAGGTGGGGATTTGACACCAtctaggacaacgaatctggacatgaggttgtccagattcattgtcctAGGTGGTGTCAAATCCCCACCTAGGTTGGTTTtttctaggacggagggagtaggtatcAAACCTGGCTGGTAATTCAGAGTGAAAGAATGACAAGaagcaaaaaaaaggaagatgaAAGACCCAGTACCTGGAGCTTTGAATTAGTTGCAGGCCATCCTTGTGAACTTTTAGATGTTAAACCATTTATTTGATCCTCTTCCACATCATTCATTTGCCGATTTCCACGAGTTATTGGTTGATGCacctaaaaaatatatgcacaaACTCCAATGTATAAAATTGATCTGAAACAGAAAGGCATCACATATATCTCAAGCTAGGCAATGAAATAAATAGACACCATGCTTAAATCACACAACAAATAGTCAAAACAACTAGCTGTAGCAAATAATCAAGTTGGTATTAACAAGAAGTAAAAAAACACATACCGAAGTTGACTGCTTAAATTGTTGTTGTGCTTCTAAATATTTTGGATTTACATGAATGCCATGAGACAGTCTAGGAGATATCGACTCTGACTGTCGGATATCAGTCGCTGTGGCAGAGCGCTTATTCTCTAAGGGGGAAAACTGAAGCTCATCCTCAATTCCGCGTAGCACAGAGGAAGGGAACACTTGTGACCAGGTACCAAAGAGGTGTCGCATTGCAGCATGCTGATTGCGGTGAACTTTCCTATAGGCATCACAAAATACCTTCTGCAACCTAGCGGCAAAATGCCCTACATATTCTCGTCCTATGTTCTTCACAATACTGTCTAGCAGATACAAAGATGGTAATTTCTGGTCGGCAGACACCTGTAACAAAATTGAATAAGAAATCATGTAAAGGAACAGTTCGTTCATAGATAATTAATAGAAAGCATGcatatgattaaaattaaatcaaGCAGTCTCTTATGAAATGATGAACAGAATCTGTAAAGAAAGCTACATGGTGTTCTGTTAGTTTAGTTTATTAACTCATTTCTCTTAGGATTGGTTACCATATTGTTGCCATTTAAAATTGCAGTTTTAATGTTCTCTTCAGAAAAGAAATCAAAACTAAATAACTAATAGACTATTAACAGACAATACAAAGCAAAACAATACTGCCCAAGAGTCCAACAATAACTCTAAATCGTTTTACTGATATTCCATTTCAAGCAGCAATTATGTTGTGCCAAAAAAACagctaaaagaaaattttagaaaaattccCAGCCATGTATATTCCGAGCAACCAATCACcattatttttcccttttttggtTCAGTTTTACAGACAAAAAATTTCTTCCAGAACCAAAGATCCTAGCAACTTCATTTGGAACAAGATAGCCTATGCATGGAGGCTGTGAATGCCATTACCACCTATACGCTTGATTATCTGAAACTCAATTCTAGTTATAGATACATCACTTAGATATCACAGACTGGTGCTAGGTGCCAATCGCATACACTCCGTTTCCATCACTTCACTTTAAAACTTGTTGAATCTCACTCTGATTACTGAACCCTAGCAACCAAATTTGCAACAATCGGAGCCACTACAAACAGGGATTGATCCGATTGTTCACTATATGTGCATCAAGTCAACAAAAATCCCACATCAAATGCAACGATTACAAAACCCTAGGAACAAAATGTCATCTACAAAGCGCACCAAACCCGAACTTTTACACTGGCTCCAAAATtcaaaaacatgtatatatctAAAATTTTCAGCAGAAGCACATCACCAAACCCTAGCATTCACAACAATCAGCAAGCAAGCATATCCACTGGACGAGTAGTCTACGCAAGCCCACACATCCCCAAAACCTAGGCTATGTACATACAAGCGAAGAGCCCCCCGGatgaggggggagagagagaaaacagCAACCTCCGCGATGCGGGCGCAGATGGCGTCGGCGATCCCCCTCGCGGCGAGGGCCGCGTGCTGCCCGGCGATGATGGTGAGCTCGGTGATGATGGGCTTGCAGTTGAACGTGAGCTCCGAGAGCACCTCCACGTACacccgcaccaccgccgccgccgccgcctccccgcctcccccctcctcctcctcctcctcccgcagcCTCGCCCTGAACCTCTCCACCACGTGCCCCACCCCGCCCGcccccgcaaccgccgccgccgccgccgccatgtgggACGGAGGAGATCCCGCCTTCCCGCCtactcccgccgctcccgccgccgatgGGGGACTCGCCGCGccgggctagggtttgggggcgccgcgacgaggcggaggcggaggcttATGCGTCGCGGAGGCGAAAGGGGGAAGAGAGGTTTCGATTCGGAGTTAGGCGAATTTGgggatttttcttctttttttttcttttttgagggAGATTTGGGATTCGCTGGGATTTAATTCCGGCGGTGACTGATGGGCTCTCGGCCGTCCGATCCTGATCCGACGTGTCAGATCAAACTGGGGGAATAGAGTGAGACTGCTCTGCTGGACTCATCGACTTCATGTCTTGTTTGTTTGTTGTCCTCCTCTGAGAGAAAAATGGTAGTGTTCCTCTTGTGTGGATTTATGGCCTTGTGGAGTTGTGGTAGATAAGATGTCAAATGCATGATGGCATTATGTTTTCTGTAGATCTTGGACTTCACGACGAAGTTGCTTGagattcttttatttttgtgacGGTTTGCTTGTTCAGTACACGCATTATACCCATTCATGTTATTTGGATGGTAAAGGCCGATATTTGAAAAGATTGTCATTGATGTGTTTGATATGCCTCGTCCTTGTTCTCGATGGGATGAGGTTATGGTGAATGTTGATGCATTTTTGTTGAGGTTTTTTTTGTGATGGTTTGCTTGGTTAGTATATGCATTACACCCCCATTCATGTTATATGGATGGTAAAGAATAAGATTTGAAAAGATTGCCGATGATGTGTTTGATATGCCTTGGCCTTGTTCTCAGTGATATGAGGTTGTGATCAATCTTGTTGCTTTATTTCGTGAACCCTGGTCAATCTTGTTGCATTTGATGCATGTTTATGATATGCATTCACATCCACGATTGAGCATGAAGTATGCATTACTTGTCAAAATCTCTTTACTTGTGGATCTTTAAGAAGACATCACCTTTTATTGCTGGAAGATTCAGTCACCTTCAAAAAGATTGAGTAGTAAATGCATTAGATAGGCATACGCCCTTTTTCCCATTGTTTAAAAAAGAACTTTATACTAGGGTTTAATCTATTAGTAGGCACTGATATGACCGGAATTTCAGAAATTACAATAATTTTTGGgccaaataatttaaaatttaaaacaaaagttggtcaagtttgattttttttataattcacaaagaatcaaaatttcaaaaaaaaatctaggtgaAATAGTTTGTTTGTTTATGTGTCCAATAGACCCGAAATTTCACGCCAGAATTTATCTCCTTTGCAAatagtcccccccccccccaaacatTAATGCTTGATGACTTGTCACTCAATATGCAGCTAACATATTAGTATTAAGACATGAGAtgaaaatttcttcaaaaagttTTTCAGTTTCAATGCTCTAGTGATTTTGGCAAGTAGGAAGGATACATGAATTTAAGAGAATTTGCACAATATTTTGgacttattattttttccttcaATATTACGATATGAGTTTCGGTATGAATTCCTAACATTACAAGATATAAGAACTAATCATGCAGACAACCACAGCCATGTGGGGCTGTCAGCCTGCCAGGCCTAACCTTCAAGCTCATATATAGTTCATAGCTAGCCCAATTACAGTCAATCCTAGAACATGTCTCATTGTGCAAAGATGGACTgcaatgtatatatgtatgtatgggCCCACTACACAATCCAGTTAGTCAGCTGAAGCctgaagaaaaaacaatttataaGACACACATGACTGCCCATTTGCATATTCTAAGTAGAAATCACCATCTTTGTTCAGCCCAAAAGATGGTtacaattataaaaataacaaagtGCTAGCTGGTGTATTATAACCATCTTTCTTGAGATATTCTCTCCACATGATACTTTATGATAGTTTTATTGATGATTAAGACACCAAGGTCAATATCTACGTATATGTTAGGTGGATGCCATGTGAATGTTGTTGTCATAATACCTAGAGAGGTAGGGAATAGAGatagatggagagagagagagaacataAAGACATCACATTGTCATATATAGTTATTAATTTGGCATTTGTACTTTTTTTAGGTGAACTTCATTAGAGTGCAGACCCACATTGAACACCAAATTCAGCTCACATGAATCTGCATAAAAATTGTTCAATTGGAATTTAATTCCATAAGTCTGGTGGCCATCTTGAATTGAAATTAGTGCTTTCATCACAATTCCAAAGGATCAAATTAGCACAATCCTGTCAAGGTGATGCTCTGTTTTACCCTTATTCTGTTTTAAACCAATGATGCTTGAAGTTTCCCCATGAGTAATACTAATATTGGAGAGGAGAACTCCaaagttaaaattaaaaatgtacAGGGACCAGATTTTGAATCTAATTCCATCCAACTGCTCAAATCTGAATATTCCAAGAACAAAAAAGGAACACTAGGCAAGTAAAAAACAAATAGCCCAACTGTTGTCCATGTTCTTCTCAAGGACCTAGGTACTTGTGTGCTTCGGCATCTTCGATGTGCACGATTTTATACTATTATCAGACACAACGAAGAGTTCATCTCGACTCCATccacaaatactccctcctttcctttccttttgaTTGACGCTTTAAACAATGACACGCTTTACAATATATACTTttaccttatttttctattataatatatacaataaataaatacatgtttacttttataatagtgttttgaaagacaaatctatatacgtttttctaatttttttaaactaaatatttttaaagttattgatggtcaaagttataaaagtttaacctcaaccttgtccaaaacgttaaTATAGAACTAGAGGGAGTATCAATTTTCACAAGTGACAACCTCTCACCATTTACTCGTCTTCTTTCTCCTAATCATCCAAGTGAGACGATCTGATCCCTACAGCACAATGAGATTAACACTTACTGTACACACTAAACCAGCATTAAAAGGTGCAGAAATTATCAAATTAATTCGTCATCGAAAACGACGTCAGAGTTCGCAGGCGGCGTCAAATTTCATGCCACTCGGGGAAGGCGTGAGGATCGACGAAAAAGAAGAGTGATCAGTGCACAAGAAAAGGCTACGATGAAAGCTACATCGacgaaggaagaaaaaaagagaggaaaaaaggaatATCAGAAGCTGATGTAGTACTAATTTTTTCTAAGTCGCTAACTAACCTGTCCATGAACAGATTAGCCAGCTAGCTTTCAGAAGCTTCAACGGCTGCTATTGGATATTTTCccttttgtctttttttatttggcATGTGTTGATTGATTATGCACAAAGTATGCTTTTAGTACTTAATTGTTGATTTTGAACAGAGAAAGAGGTCTAGGTCAGTACTAGTAGTTTTGAGTTATGAATTACCCTGAAATCTGAATCCCTGAAGAGTTACCAGATGTAAGGAAGAACGACCGGCTTACAGTTGATCAGTCAGGCCCTTGTATATTTTAGCATGCAAACTTTCCTGAACTTTTGAAGGTTATGGACTATAGACTcactatatctatatctatatctatatctatatctatatctatacctaataaaaaaatacataaggtTTCCGCATATTTTTTCGTCCGTCATCCTGATCCCGTTACTAAAATCTATTTTAATCCGCTTAATAGTCCGATCGGACATTTTCCAATCTACTAAAAAAATCGCGGCTGATATAGAATATGTGTTCTTTCATGTAACCTCCAAGCAAAAGTAGCAGCTTGCCGACATGGTTAGGAAAGGAAATCTGCGatggttaaaaaatcaaaaaagttTTGCCTCTCCTAAGCCACTATTATTATTTGCACGCTCTATGAGCCTCTCCTAGGCCAAATTACTCTATCAAAAACTTTTGCACTTATTATTActcagaataagtctactttacGTCCCACATCTTAAATCCTATTTTCactcaatttttttctctccgcCACTAGCACGGACCATGCACATCCGatggttaaaaaatcaaaaaagttTTGCCTCTCCTAGCCAAATTACCCACTCAGAATAAGTTTAATTTGCGTCCCACATCTTAAATCCTATTTACACGCAATCTTTTTCTCTCCGCCATTAGCACGGACCATGCACATCCCatggttaaaaaatcaaaaaagttTTGCCTCTCCTAGGCCAGATTACCCTATCAAAAACTTTTGCACTTATTATTActcagaataagtctactttgggTCCCACATCTCAAATCCTATTTGTGcgtatttttttctctccgccACTCGCACGGATCATACACATCC
The Oryza glaberrima chromosome 8, OglaRS2, whole genome shotgun sequence DNA segment above includes these coding regions:
- the LOC127781959 gene encoding polyadenylation and cleavage factor homolog 4-like — encoded protein: MAAAAAAVAGAGGVGHVVERFRARLREEEEEEGGGGEAAAAAVVRVYVEVLSELTFNCKPIITELTIIAGQHAALAARGIADAICARIAEVSADQKLPSLYLLDSIVKNIGREYVGHFAARLQKVFCDAYRKVHRNQHAAMRHLFGTWSQVFPSSVLRGIEDELQFSPLENKRSATATDIRQSESISPRLSHGIHVNPKYLEAQQQFKQSTSVHQPITRGNRQMNDVEEDQINGLTSKSSQGWPATNSKLQKSTMLYADDLDQQEAFRSHTGLIRPSSPHLLSKHPSILNTEGPLANSRRTMSRSPPLDVLPRNASPKRALERPPLSHSVLGPDPRRLPDRNGWFERKWAFEDGAQRPSMSILDEEYRKQSARELIDAYGNSQGKDVDERLPKMQRLDSNGMAGRPSAQKWLTSEEEEYTWEDMSPTLTDRNRTSVPSLPPLGTLRAGFLGPNSGLLESDIVRHSWPGQAPRPAIDGPPLNLEDRIPTNGPVDRTNNRRYPGNFGVQNGAFLDYQSSEHTLDPGRTTMPVPPWQQTIGQPLRVQAPQPASILNRMPLPTDSEVPVKRLATGGTYDALNVDIPLLEKQRSSPAHAPMEWPLNTQSLTIQPIPPDTKHPRGASDGLDSRPFISQGSSSSVFVPQHHALDRRTMNADDLAQPSYQHPDLLSLSQQNQGTVLGNQGQPHHPPQFHPHPHSHLQETIRSFAPSMSVAPPQNIFHGQGGSAAALLPSSFPVPPAVPPYGLQSMPGFPLPSLPSGPPPPSQIGPSSSQVGGPPLVSGLLSNLMQHGIISLQPPSQPQDSVGVDFNVDLKVRNESVINALYQDLPRQCKTCGLRFKCQEEHRAHMDWHVTKNRNSKNRKQTSRKYFVTVGEWLRAAETVGNDGVPSFEPAEPVADAKEEKELAVPADEDQTTCALCQEPFEDFYSDETEEWMYKGAVYMNAPDGNIGGLERSQLGPIVHAKCLSGPNNT